One genomic window of Polyangium aurulentum includes the following:
- a CDS encoding PAS domain-containing protein: MENETERLRARVAELERAAEDLRRRESEALREKEILRRVIDALPQAVFWKDCNLVYIGGSQRFAEHAGLPSAEVVRGKTDDDCCWPPAQTEKYRNDDREVLESGKAKLHIIEPETQANGQTVWVETSKVPLRDDEGRLIGLVGIYEDITGRMGEEAALASEREALIMAQAALLSELSTPLLPIHEKVLVMPLIGRIDEGRSRIVMERLLDGVVGHQAETVILDLTGVPVVDAAVATGVLSAARAAELLGTRVILTGIRPELARTIIETGLDLGGVQTFGTLRDGVAYATRGRRGG, encoded by the coding sequence ATGGAGAACGAAACAGAGAGGCTGCGTGCGCGCGTCGCAGAGCTCGAACGCGCGGCCGAGGACCTGCGCCGGCGCGAATCCGAGGCGCTGCGCGAAAAAGAAATTCTCCGGCGGGTGATCGACGCGCTGCCGCAGGCGGTGTTCTGGAAGGATTGTAACCTCGTCTATATCGGGGGAAGCCAGCGCTTCGCGGAGCACGCGGGCCTTCCCAGCGCCGAGGTCGTGAGGGGCAAGACCGACGACGATTGCTGCTGGCCGCCCGCGCAAACCGAGAAATACCGCAACGACGACCGCGAGGTGCTCGAGAGCGGCAAGGCCAAGCTGCACATCATCGAGCCGGAGACGCAGGCGAACGGGCAGACGGTCTGGGTGGAGACGAGCAAGGTCCCGCTGCGCGACGACGAGGGGCGGCTGATCGGGCTCGTCGGCATATACGAGGACATCACCGGGCGCATGGGAGAGGAGGCGGCGCTCGCGAGCGAGCGCGAGGCGCTGATCATGGCGCAGGCCGCGCTCTTGTCGGAGCTGTCGACGCCGCTCTTGCCGATCCACGAAAAGGTGCTCGTGATGCCGCTCATCGGCCGTATCGACGAGGGCCGCTCGCGCATCGTGATGGAGCGGCTGCTCGACGGCGTGGTCGGGCACCAGGCCGAGACGGTCATTCTCGATTTGACGGGCGTGCCCGTGGTGGACGCGGCCGTGGCGACGGGCGTGCTGTCGGCGGCGCGCGCGGCCGAGCTGCTCGGCACGCGCGTCATCTTGACTGGAATCCGGCCGGAGCTTGCGCGGACCATCATCGAGACCGGGCTCGACCTCGGCGGCGTACAGACGTTCGGGACGCTGCGGGATGGGGTGGCGTATGCGACGCGAGGACGGCGGGGGGGCTGA
- the mutL gene encoding DNA mismatch repair endonuclease MutL produces MNEARRRVHILPDDLANQIAAGEVVERPASVVKELVENALDAGARRIRVDIESGGVLLVRVADDGAGMDRTDASLAVVRHATSKIGSIDDLRRIQSFGFRGEALPSIASVSRFALRSRRREDDEGTEVRIEGGAPAEVAPCGCAVGTSVEVRELFFNVPARRKFLRAVTTESAHVTEVVEAAALCRPDVTLILARDGRVAREWLRAQSREERARDVFEDEPLAACRGERGPLSVEALLSRPERARSGATRLLFFVNGRPVKDRTLARMVANAYGSVLEPGRYPVGVVHIDLPPDLVDVNVHPQKAEVRFADGRAVGDALYKIVAAPLAKAFGLPAPAASPWMGHRKPRLGEESAPPAMSSSPEPQNASGWLPGLGTPPAVPAPFGQRKQRPADEDSPATTWSGSGRLPAENLRPAAAEPAPPEPDPWGLAGESFVPAIAAALPADPPEPVRAEPMPAQPVPYPTAAERAQAAERPAVFGALSFVAQVRRTFLVCEGPDGLYVMDQHAAAERVTFDRLRRAYEARTVASQRMLIPEIVTVTADEAAIVEEAQDAIARTGLEVTLKGPREAAITAVPQILAGRASPVVLLRDLLGELGRHGERAFSGAIDLALATMACHGSVRAGDVMAPEEARALLLALDEVDFAGHCPHGRPVVMRIRWAELEQKVGRR; encoded by the coding sequence GTGAACGAGGCCCGGCGCCGCGTCCACATCCTCCCCGACGACCTCGCCAACCAGATCGCAGCCGGCGAAGTCGTCGAGCGCCCCGCCAGCGTCGTGAAGGAGCTCGTCGAGAACGCCCTCGACGCGGGCGCGCGCCGGATCCGCGTCGACATCGAGAGCGGCGGCGTCCTGCTCGTGCGCGTCGCCGACGACGGCGCGGGCATGGATCGCACCGACGCTTCTCTGGCCGTCGTCCGACACGCGACGAGCAAGATCGGATCGATCGACGATCTGCGCCGCATCCAGAGCTTCGGCTTCCGCGGCGAGGCGCTGCCGAGCATCGCGAGCGTCAGCCGCTTCGCGCTGCGCAGCCGAAGGCGCGAGGACGACGAGGGCACCGAGGTGCGCATCGAGGGCGGCGCGCCTGCCGAGGTCGCGCCGTGCGGCTGCGCGGTGGGCACGAGCGTCGAGGTGCGCGAGCTGTTCTTCAACGTTCCCGCGCGCCGCAAGTTCCTGCGCGCGGTGACGACCGAGAGCGCGCACGTGACCGAGGTCGTCGAGGCGGCGGCTCTCTGCCGGCCCGACGTGACCTTGATCCTCGCGCGCGATGGGCGCGTGGCGCGCGAGTGGCTGCGCGCGCAGAGCCGTGAAGAGCGCGCGCGCGACGTCTTCGAGGACGAGCCTCTCGCAGCGTGCCGGGGCGAGCGCGGCCCGCTCTCCGTCGAGGCGCTCCTGTCGCGGCCCGAGCGCGCGCGATCGGGCGCGACGCGGCTCTTGTTCTTCGTGAACGGGCGGCCCGTGAAGGACCGGACGCTCGCGCGCATGGTGGCGAACGCGTACGGCAGCGTGCTCGAGCCGGGGCGTTATCCGGTGGGCGTCGTGCACATCGACCTGCCGCCGGATCTCGTCGACGTGAACGTGCACCCGCAGAAGGCCGAGGTGCGCTTCGCGGACGGTCGCGCGGTGGGGGACGCGCTCTACAAGATCGTCGCAGCTCCCCTCGCCAAGGCATTCGGCCTCCCCGCGCCCGCCGCGTCGCCGTGGATGGGCCACCGCAAGCCGCGGCTCGGCGAGGAGTCGGCTCCGCCCGCGATGTCCTCGAGCCCCGAGCCGCAGAACGCCTCCGGCTGGCTGCCGGGCCTCGGCACGCCGCCGGCGGTTCCCGCGCCTTTCGGGCAGCGCAAGCAGCGGCCCGCGGACGAAGATTCGCCAGCGACCACGTGGAGCGGCTCGGGCCGCCTGCCCGCAGAGAACCTGCGCCCCGCAGCCGCGGAGCCCGCGCCGCCGGAGCCGGATCCCTGGGGTTTGGCAGGTGAATCGTTTGTCCCCGCCATTGCCGCCGCCTTGCCTGCGGACCCCCCCGAGCCGGTGCGCGCCGAGCCGATGCCCGCGCAGCCCGTCCCGTACCCGACCGCGGCGGAGCGCGCCCAGGCGGCGGAGCGTCCCGCGGTGTTCGGCGCGCTCTCGTTCGTCGCGCAGGTGCGGCGCACCTTCCTCGTCTGCGAAGGACCGGACGGGCTCTACGTGATGGATCAGCACGCGGCCGCGGAGCGCGTGACGTTCGACCGGCTGCGCCGCGCGTACGAGGCGCGCACGGTGGCGTCGCAGCGGATGCTGATTCCCGAGATCGTCACCGTCACCGCCGACGAGGCGGCGATCGTGGAGGAGGCGCAGGACGCGATTGCGCGCACGGGCCTCGAGGTGACGCTCAAGGGCCCGCGCGAGGCGGCCATCACGGCCGTGCCGCAGATCCTGGCGGGCCGCGCCTCGCCGGTGGTGCTCTTGCGCGACCTGCTCGGCGAGCTCGGCCGCCACGGCGAGCGCGCATTCTCGGGAGCGATCGACCTCGCGCTCGCGACGATGGCCTGCCACGGCTCGGTGCGCGCGGGCGACGTGATGGCGCCCGAGGAGGCGCGCGCGCTCCTGCTCGCCCTCGACGAGGTGGATTTCGCCGGGCATTGCCCGCACGGCCGGCCCGTGGTGATGCGAATTCGCTGGGCCGAGCTCGAGCAGAAGGTGGGCAGGCGGTAA
- the xylB gene encoding xylulokinase, with the protein MSLLVGIDVGTSGLEAIVVDAERAQVVLSASRDYPLATPRPGWAEQEPEDFALAALSALREIANGLGSRVKHVRAIGLTGQMHSAVLLDEDHNVVRPAILWCDTRTTAECEAITAQLGEEGLGRAVGNRALEGFTLPKLLWLRTYEPGTMARARALLMPKDYVGFRLTGELGADVSDASGTLVFDPGARAWSETITKAFDINPAILPPVGDSPSLLGRLSPDAAEATGLPVGIAVVRGAADNAAGAVGLGVVRAGRAMASVGTSGVVLLHTDDYRVEPRMRLHSFCHAVPGHYYLMGVMLSAGGALRWYRDVLCDGERMAAELQGVDPYSVITDSASTARIGAGGVVFLPYLMGERTPHNDAMARGALIGATARTTKADISRAVLEGITFGLADSLALMREAAGAEIDEIRLTGGGAKSPFWRKLMADVFDAPVSLTTSTEGPAFGAAILAGAGAGVFGSVEEGADALVHVTQTIAPDPANASRYREVHAVYRDLYRDLHQRFRALAALE; encoded by the coding sequence ATGAGCCTGCTCGTCGGGATCGATGTCGGGACGAGCGGCCTCGAGGCCATCGTCGTCGACGCCGAGCGGGCGCAGGTCGTCCTCTCGGCGTCGCGCGATTACCCGCTCGCCACCCCGCGCCCCGGCTGGGCCGAGCAGGAGCCTGAAGATTTCGCCCTCGCCGCCCTGTCGGCATTGCGCGAGATCGCGAATGGGCTCGGCTCGCGGGTGAAGCACGTCCGGGCGATCGGCCTCACGGGGCAGATGCACTCGGCGGTGCTGCTCGACGAGGATCACAACGTCGTGCGCCCGGCCATTCTGTGGTGCGACACGCGCACGACGGCCGAATGCGAGGCGATCACGGCGCAGCTCGGCGAGGAGGGCCTCGGGCGCGCGGTCGGCAATCGCGCGCTCGAGGGCTTCACGCTCCCGAAGCTCCTCTGGCTGCGCACGTACGAGCCGGGCACGATGGCCCGCGCCCGCGCGCTGCTCATGCCCAAGGATTACGTGGGCTTTCGCCTCACGGGCGAGCTCGGCGCCGACGTCAGCGACGCGAGCGGCACCCTCGTCTTCGATCCCGGCGCGCGCGCCTGGAGCGAGACGATCACGAAGGCCTTCGACATCAACCCGGCGATCTTGCCGCCCGTCGGCGATTCTCCCTCGCTGCTCGGCCGCCTGTCGCCGGACGCGGCCGAGGCCACGGGTTTGCCCGTGGGCATCGCCGTGGTGCGCGGCGCGGCCGATAACGCGGCGGGCGCGGTGGGGCTCGGCGTCGTGCGCGCGGGCAGGGCCATGGCCTCGGTGGGCACGAGCGGCGTGGTCCTGCTGCACACCGACGATTATCGCGTCGAGCCCCGGATGCGCCTGCACAGCTTTTGCCATGCCGTGCCGGGCCATTATTATCTGATGGGCGTGATGCTCTCGGCGGGCGGCGCGCTGCGCTGGTATCGCGACGTTCTATGCGACGGCGAGCGCATGGCGGCCGAGCTGCAAGGCGTGGACCCTTATTCGGTGATCACCGACAGCGCCTCGACCGCGCGCATCGGCGCAGGCGGGGTGGTCTTTCTGCCCTACCTCATGGGCGAGCGCACGCCGCACAACGACGCAATGGCGCGCGGGGCGCTGATCGGCGCGACGGCCCGGACCACGAAGGCCGACATCTCGCGCGCGGTGCTCGAGGGGATCACCTTCGGGCTCGCGGACTCGCTCGCGCTCATGCGCGAGGCGGCGGGGGCCGAGATCGACGAGATAAGGCTCACGGGCGGCGGGGCGAAGAGCCCGTTCTGGCGCAAGCTGATGGCCGACGTCTTCGACGCGCCCGTCTCGCTCACCACCTCGACCGAGGGCCCCGCGTTTGGCGCGGCCATTCTCGCAGGCGCGGGCGCGGGCGTGTTCGGCAGCGTGGAGGAGGGCGCGGACGCGCTCGTCCACGTCACGCAGACGATCGCGCCCGACCCCGCAAACGCATCGCGCTACCGCGAGGTGCACGCGGTTTACCGCGATCTGTACAGGGATCTCCACCAGAGGTTCCGCGCGCTCGCGGCCCTCGAGTAG
- the miaA gene encoding tRNA (adenosine(37)-N6)-dimethylallyltransferase MiaA, which produces MLHKAAAMPTIPNDDQACDDEQEPALDVPSWRAIERPREDELIVVVGPTASGKTELAIRLAETFDGEIIGADSVQIYRAFDIGSGKPTDEELSRAPHHLVGIADPLEAFDAQTFADAAERTIADVRARGRVPVVCGGTFLWVKALVWGLAPAPPADKAIRARHAAIAEAHGRAALHAQLAAVDPASAARLAPNDLVRVSRALEVFELSGKRQSQWFAEHGFRGERHRARFVGIARSRDELEQRIRARARAWLEHGWIEEVQGLIARGYGEARAMASVGYRQVREYLDGTLAREALEDGVVRATRIFARRQRTWLRDQPVGWYAL; this is translated from the coding sequence ATGCTACACAAAGCCGCGGCGATGCCCACGATCCCGAACGACGATCAGGCCTGCGACGACGAACAGGAGCCCGCGCTCGACGTGCCCTCGTGGCGCGCGATCGAAAGACCTCGAGAGGACGAGCTGATCGTCGTCGTCGGCCCCACCGCGAGCGGCAAGACCGAGCTCGCGATTCGCCTCGCCGAGACCTTCGACGGCGAGATCATCGGCGCCGACAGCGTGCAGATCTACCGCGCGTTCGACATCGGCTCCGGCAAGCCCACGGACGAGGAGCTGTCGCGCGCTCCGCACCACCTCGTCGGCATCGCCGATCCGCTCGAAGCCTTCGACGCGCAGACCTTCGCCGATGCCGCCGAGCGAACCATCGCCGACGTGCGCGCCCGCGGCCGCGTGCCCGTCGTGTGCGGCGGGACGTTCCTGTGGGTGAAGGCGCTCGTCTGGGGCCTCGCCCCCGCGCCGCCCGCGGACAAGGCGATCCGCGCCCGGCATGCCGCAATCGCCGAGGCCCACGGGCGCGCTGCCTTGCACGCGCAGCTCGCGGCCGTCGACCCCGCGAGCGCCGCGCGGCTCGCGCCCAACGACCTCGTGCGCGTCAGCCGCGCGCTCGAGGTCTTCGAGCTGTCCGGCAAACGCCAGAGCCAGTGGTTCGCCGAGCACGGCTTCCGCGGCGAGCGCCACCGCGCCAGGTTCGTGGGGATCGCGCGCTCTCGCGACGAGCTCGAGCAACGCATCCGCGCCCGCGCCCGCGCGTGGCTCGAGCATGGTTGGATCGAGGAGGTGCAGGGCCTCATCGCCCGCGGATACGGCGAGGCGCGCGCGATGGCGTCGGTCGGCTACCGCCAGGTGCGCGAGTACCTCGACGGCACGCTCGCGCGCGAGGCGCTCGAGGACGGCGTCGTGCGCGCCACGCGCATCTTCGCGCGGCGCCAGCGCACCTGGCTGCGCGATCAGCCGGTCGGCTGGTACGCGCTCTAG
- a CDS encoding RNA polymerase factor sigma-32: MATKKSEPRKKKTPAEGVTKQRKRGTTAAAAAPQAGARAEAAEPDEDREENGDEEGEGGGDSDAEVVEVVPEIVDGMPVDEPIEEEPISDWSPPAQPAAGDTALSRTDPLQAYLREVQRHQLLTPEEEQKLTRHYVETQDVKTAARLVTANLRLVVKLAYEYRRAYKNIMDLIQEGNIGLMQAVKRYDPYRGVKLSSYAAWWIRAYILRFILNNWRLVKLGTTQAQRKLFFNLNKEKAKLAAMGIEPTAGEIAKRLSVDESEVIDMDRRLSSGEASLDAPVGDAEGRAVSRIDLMPSSTSGPDAVFEAQEMDEMVRARLAEFRKTLSGKDIIIFDKRMAADEPLTLQELGDEFGISRERVRQLEARLTNKLREYLREELGDAVGGAS; this comes from the coding sequence GTGGCCACGAAAAAGAGCGAGCCGCGCAAAAAGAAGACGCCGGCAGAGGGCGTGACGAAGCAGCGCAAGCGGGGCACGACGGCCGCTGCGGCTGCTCCCCAGGCCGGCGCGCGCGCAGAAGCGGCCGAGCCCGACGAGGACCGCGAGGAGAACGGCGACGAAGAGGGCGAAGGCGGGGGCGATTCCGACGCGGAGGTCGTCGAGGTCGTCCCCGAGATCGTCGACGGCATGCCCGTCGACGAACCGATCGAAGAAGAGCCGATCAGCGACTGGTCTCCGCCCGCGCAGCCCGCGGCCGGCGACACCGCGCTGTCGCGCACCGACCCTCTGCAAGCGTACCTGCGCGAGGTGCAGAGGCATCAGCTGCTCACGCCCGAGGAGGAGCAGAAGCTCACGCGGCACTACGTCGAGACGCAGGACGTGAAGACGGCCGCGCGCCTGGTGACCGCGAACTTGAGGCTCGTGGTGAAGCTCGCGTACGAGTATCGCCGCGCCTACAAGAACATCATGGACCTCATCCAGGAGGGGAACATCGGCCTGATGCAGGCCGTGAAGCGCTACGACCCCTACCGCGGCGTGAAGCTCAGCTCGTACGCGGCGTGGTGGATCCGGGCCTATATCCTGCGCTTCATCCTCAACAACTGGCGGCTCGTGAAGCTCGGCACGACGCAGGCGCAGCGCAAGCTCTTCTTCAACTTGAACAAGGAGAAGGCGAAGCTCGCCGCGATGGGCATCGAGCCGACCGCGGGCGAGATCGCGAAGCGCCTGTCGGTCGACGAGAGCGAGGTCATCGACATGGACCGACGCCTGTCGAGCGGCGAGGCGTCGCTCGACGCGCCCGTGGGCGACGCCGAGGGGCGCGCGGTGTCGCGCATCGATCTGATGCCCTCGTCGACGAGCGGCCCGGACGCGGTGTTCGAGGCGCAGGAGATGGACGAGATGGTGCGCGCGAGGCTCGCGGAGTTCCGCAAGACGCTCTCGGGCAAGGACATCATCATCTTCGACAAGCGCATGGCCGCCGACGAGCCGCTCACGTTGCAGGAGCTCGGCGACGAGTTCGGGATCTCGCGCGAGCGCGTCAGGCAGCTCGAAGCTCGTTTGACCAACAAGCTTCGGGAGTACCTGCGCGAGGAGCTCGGCGACGCGGTCGGCGGCGCGAGCTAG
- a CDS encoding phosphatase PAP2 family protein yields MKVSILLLALLAPASALADPPPPPAAPPVKSSPAAKAPARPMLTYDLPADLTWVGVGGAAWLTLEMTKRHIAPSTCRWCNPPGVDASVKSGLRWSNIKLADTLSNVTGFALVPLAAYGLDAAVVLTSGGTVKEWGIDALVITEAIVAASDLNQFVKFAVGRERPFVFDIDADGKGKTSAPGDNNLSFYSGHAALGFSAAVSAGTIATLKGYKAAPWIWATGLTIAATTGYLRIAADKHYFTDVLLGAVTGSAIGFAVPYLHRPCVEGRACVTGMSAAPAFGGGGTVGLRGILP; encoded by the coding sequence TTGAAAGTCTCAATCCTGCTGCTCGCCCTGCTCGCGCCCGCCTCGGCGCTGGCCGATCCTCCGCCGCCGCCCGCCGCGCCGCCCGTCAAATCGTCGCCTGCCGCAAAGGCGCCCGCGCGGCCGATGCTCACCTACGACCTGCCCGCCGATCTGACCTGGGTGGGGGTGGGCGGGGCCGCGTGGCTCACGCTGGAGATGACCAAACGTCACATCGCGCCGAGCACGTGCCGCTGGTGCAATCCGCCGGGGGTCGACGCGTCCGTGAAGAGCGGGCTGCGCTGGTCGAACATCAAGCTCGCGGACACGCTGAGCAACGTGACCGGATTCGCCCTCGTGCCGCTCGCGGCGTACGGGCTCGACGCGGCGGTCGTGCTGACGAGCGGGGGCACGGTGAAGGAGTGGGGGATCGACGCGCTGGTGATCACGGAGGCCATCGTGGCCGCGTCCGACCTGAACCAGTTCGTGAAGTTTGCCGTGGGGCGCGAGCGGCCTTTCGTGTTCGACATCGACGCGGACGGCAAGGGCAAGACGAGCGCGCCCGGGGACAACAATCTATCCTTCTATTCGGGCCATGCCGCGCTCGGTTTTTCGGCGGCGGTGTCGGCCGGGACCATAGCGACGCTGAAGGGGTACAAGGCGGCGCCGTGGATATGGGCCACGGGGCTCACGATCGCTGCGACGACGGGATATTTGCGGATCGCGGCCGATAAGCACTATTTCACGGACGTGCTGCTGGGCGCGGTGACGGGATCCGCCATCGGATTCGCAGTGCCGTACCTGCACCGGCCTTGCGTGGAGGGCCGCGCGTGCGTGACCGGGATGTCAGCGGCGCCGGCGTTCGGGGGCGGGGGAACGGTGGGGCTGCGGGGCATTTTGCCCTAG
- the rsmI gene encoding 16S rRNA (cytidine(1402)-2'-O)-methyltransferase, with the protein MSDERTQTGVLYVVATPIGNLGDLSPRAADTLRSAHRIAAEDTRRTRGLLSHLGITGKPVDRLDAHASEGDVARCVERLAAGEDIALVTDAGTPVVSDPGTALVQAASRAGVRVVPIPGPSAVMAAVSAAGLVTGGFRFLGFLPRGGPERRAALETVRATPEAVVLFEAPQRAAETLADLARIAPGRDAVVGRELTKVHEEFLRGTLAELAEAASGREILGEVTIVIGPGGEEKAATLDDEEIDRRIDALLAAGRRPRDIADELALEAGRPRRELYARVLARKGAR; encoded by the coding sequence GTGTCGGACGAGCGCACGCAGACCGGCGTCCTCTACGTGGTGGCGACGCCCATTGGAAACCTCGGCGATCTGAGCCCGCGCGCGGCCGACACGCTGCGCTCGGCGCACCGCATCGCCGCCGAGGACACGCGCCGCACGCGCGGCTTGCTGTCGCACCTGGGAATCACGGGCAAACCCGTCGACAGGCTCGACGCCCACGCGTCCGAAGGCGATGTCGCGCGCTGCGTCGAGCGCCTCGCGGCGGGCGAGGACATCGCGCTCGTGACCGACGCAGGCACGCCCGTCGTGAGCGATCCGGGCACCGCGCTCGTGCAAGCGGCGTCGCGCGCGGGCGTGCGCGTGGTGCCGATCCCGGGCCCCTCGGCGGTGATGGCTGCCGTGAGCGCGGCGGGCCTCGTGACGGGCGGCTTTCGCTTCCTCGGCTTTCTGCCGCGCGGCGGGCCCGAGCGGCGCGCCGCGCTCGAGACGGTGCGCGCGACGCCCGAGGCGGTGGTGCTCTTCGAAGCTCCGCAGCGCGCCGCGGAGACGCTCGCCGATCTCGCGCGCATCGCGCCGGGCCGAGACGCGGTCGTCGGGCGCGAGCTGACGAAGGTGCACGAGGAGTTTCTGCGCGGCACGCTGGCCGAGCTTGCAGAGGCGGCGAGCGGGCGCGAGATCCTCGGCGAGGTGACGATCGTGATCGGCCCGGGTGGCGAGGAGAAGGCCGCGACGCTCGATGACGAGGAGATCGATCGGCGCATCGACGCCTTGCTCGCGGCGGGTAGGCGTCCCCGGGACATTGCCGACGAGCTCGCGCTCGAAGCGGGGCGGCCGCGGCGCGAGCTGTACGCGCGCGTGCTCGCGCGCAAGGGGGCTCGGTGA
- a CDS encoding M14 family metallopeptidase, with protein sequence MQIDADLDGGNILVVNARRRGVAELALRDDSAAPMRQWFHFLVRAPRHERLELRIVNAGSSTFPDGWPDYRALASYDLDNWFRVPTELERGSLVIHCRPEREELYLGYFGAYPSARHEALLERADRSDRAEVVSMGESVEGRSLDLVVVGNDGPGKRRVWIIARQHPGETMSEWFVEGALSRLLDEDDPVARALLGEAVFYIVPNMNPDGSALGNFRTNAAGRDINREWLSPRPGTSPEVLAVRRMLEETDVDFFLDVHGDETAPCSFAIGCEGNPSYSHRLARLEKLFTESMADSDEGFSAEYGYGPDDPGKGDLSIANNWVGERFECLSLTLELPFKDGGDPQGGTPDRAVELGSSAMECVLESLGDLR encoded by the coding sequence ATGCAGATCGACGCCGACCTCGACGGTGGCAACATCCTCGTGGTGAACGCGCGTCGCCGCGGCGTCGCCGAGCTTGCGTTGCGCGACGACAGCGCCGCGCCGATGCGTCAATGGTTTCACTTCCTGGTACGGGCGCCGCGCCACGAGCGGCTCGAGCTGCGCATCGTCAACGCCGGTTCGTCCACGTTCCCCGACGGCTGGCCCGACTACCGCGCGCTCGCCTCGTACGATCTCGACAACTGGTTCCGCGTGCCGACCGAGCTCGAGCGCGGCTCGCTCGTGATCCATTGCCGGCCCGAGCGCGAGGAGCTGTATCTCGGCTACTTCGGCGCCTACCCGAGCGCCCGGCACGAGGCGCTGCTCGAGCGCGCGGACCGCTCCGATCGCGCCGAGGTCGTGTCCATGGGCGAGAGCGTCGAGGGGCGCTCGCTCGATCTCGTGGTGGTCGGCAACGACGGGCCCGGCAAGCGCCGCGTGTGGATCATCGCGCGCCAGCACCCGGGCGAGACGATGTCGGAGTGGTTCGTCGAGGGCGCGCTCTCGCGTCTGCTCGACGAGGACGACCCCGTCGCGCGCGCGCTGCTCGGCGAGGCCGTCTTCTACATCGTGCCCAACATGAACCCCGACGGAAGCGCGCTCGGGAATTTTCGGACGAACGCGGCCGGTCGCGACATCAACCGCGAATGGCTCTCGCCGCGCCCTGGAACGAGCCCCGAGGTGCTCGCGGTGAGGCGCATGCTCGAGGAGACGGACGTCGATTTCTTCCTCGACGTCCACGGCGACGAGACCGCGCCGTGCAGCTTCGCCATCGGATGCGAGGGAAACCCGAGCTACTCGCACCGGCTGGCGCGACTCGAGAAGCTCTTCACGGAGAGCATGGCCGACAGCGACGAGGGTTTCTCGGCCGAATACGGCTACGGGCCGGACGATCCGGGCAAGGGCGACCTCAGCATTGCGAACAACTGGGTCGGCGAGCGATTCGAATGCCTCTCGTTGACGCTCGAGTTGCCATTCAAGGACGGCGGCGACCCGCAGGGCGGCACGCCCGACCGAGCGGTGGAGCTCGGGTCTTCGGCCATGGAGTGCGTGCTCGAGTCGCTGGGGGATTTACGTTAG
- a CDS encoding zinc-dependent alcohol dehydrogenase family protein — MKAAVLEDIKKITIRDDVPEPTLGPSDVLVRAKACGICGTDVHIWEGDFFPTFPLVPGHELAGEVVKVGSAVEDLKPGDRVMVDPTVTCEECHFCMINRQNHCLRWNAVGVTRDGGFGEYVRVPAKNCYRFQNVTFGQAAFCEPLACVVFGQDRARIDIGSEVLILGAGPIGQLHLQASRANGAAAITVTDVVESKLDLAREHGAQEIVIADNALEGRLKKIAPYGFDVVIDCTGIAPVMQNSIKYVKNGGKYLVFGVCGPHDKIEISPFEIYRRDIEIIGSFAIRRTYDRAFKLMEHGVVKVDKLIHEAMPVEELPRGLDMMKRGAAAMKLQIVWP, encoded by the coding sequence GTGAAGGCAGCCGTCCTCGAGGACATCAAGAAGATCACCATCCGCGACGACGTCCCCGAGCCCACGCTCGGGCCGAGCGACGTGCTCGTGCGGGCCAAGGCGTGCGGCATCTGCGGCACCGACGTGCATATCTGGGAAGGCGATTTCTTCCCGACGTTCCCGCTCGTCCCGGGCCACGAGCTCGCGGGCGAGGTCGTCAAGGTGGGCAGCGCCGTGGAGGACCTGAAGCCCGGCGATCGGGTGATGGTCGATCCCACGGTGACGTGCGAGGAGTGTCATTTCTGCATGATCAACCGCCAGAACCATTGCTTGCGCTGGAACGCCGTGGGCGTCACGCGCGACGGCGGGTTCGGCGAGTACGTCCGCGTCCCGGCCAAGAATTGCTATCGCTTCCAGAACGTCACCTTCGGCCAGGCCGCGTTCTGCGAGCCGCTCGCCTGCGTCGTCTTCGGCCAGGACCGGGCGCGCATCGATATCGGCTCCGAGGTGCTCATCCTGGGCGCCGGGCCCATTGGCCAGCTCCACCTGCAAGCGAGCCGCGCGAACGGCGCCGCCGCCATCACGGTCACCGACGTCGTCGAGTCGAAGCTCGACCTCGCCCGCGAGCACGGCGCGCAGGAGATCGTCATCGCCGACAATGCGCTCGAGGGGCGGCTCAAGAAGATCGCGCCCTACGGCTTCGACGTCGTGATCGACTGCACGGGCATCGCCCCCGTCATGCAAAATTCGATCAAGTACGTGAAGAACGGCGGCAAATACCTGGTCTTCGGCGTCTGCGGGCCGCACGACAAGATCGAGATCTCGCCCTTCGAGATCTACCGGCGCGACATCGAGATCATCGGCAGCTTCGCCATTCGCCGCACGTACGACCGCGCGTTCAAGCTCATGGAGCACGGGGTGGTGAAGGTCGACAAGCTCATTCACGAGGCCATGCCGGTCGAGGAGCTCCCGCGCGGCCTCGACATGATGAAGCGGGGCGCGGCGGCCATGAAGCTCCAGATCGTGTGGCCATGA